The Tindallia californiensis genomic interval AATGGTTCTTTGAAAAGAAAAACGCCAAGCAAAAGGCTAATCGTAGGAGATAAGTACTGGATAAACCCTAGTACTGAAAAAGGAATTGTTTTAGCCGCAATGGCAAACCAGAGCAAAGGCGTTGCAGTTACAAAACCTGCACCCATCAGCAATAACCAGGAACTTAGGGACACTTGACTAGGGTCAAACGTATTGCTTCGTGTCGCATATATTAAATAGATCACAGCAATGGGTGTTATCATCAGTGTTTCAATCCCTAAGGCAGCAATGGAGTCCACCTGTACTACTCGCTTACATAATCCATAAACAGAAAAGGTGGTCGCAAGGATTAACGATACCCAGGGTATGGAACCATATTCAAAGGTTATGATCACAACCCCTGAAAAAGCAAAAAACAAAGCAATTTTTTCAACTCGTTCCATTTTTTCCTTAAAAATAAGGGTACCCATTAACACTACCATCAGTGGGTTGATGTAATAACCTATGCTAGCTTGAATCACAAAACCCGCATTAACAGCCCATATATAGGTAAACCAATTTAGAGATATAATGAGAGAGGAAGCTGAAACCAACATTATTTTCTTTTTATCAGCAAACAATCGAGCTGTTGTTTTTAATTGATCTTTATACCACAGTAACCCGCCAACAAAAAAACAAGACCAGATCACTCGATTTGCCAATATAATCCCAGCTGAAAAGTCTTGCAACAGTTTCCAATAAATTGGTAAAAAACCCCATAAAAAGTAGGCTCCCAGCCCAAAGTAAATTCCTTGCAAAGATGTTAACTCACCTTTTTTCATCTGTTTTCGTCTCCTTCAACAATGACGTATATAGCTATTATTATACGCTTGAAATACGGATAATGCAATTAAGCCTGTCCTTAAGTTAATCTACGCAAATTACCTTTTCTTTACATCACCACTGACACACTCTTGTATTTTTTGAAATAGTAAAACTTTTTACTTTTTTCAGTTTATTTCTTGACCAAGCGTTTTTCTCTTGTTATAATTTGTAGTAATTATTTATCCGATGATTTTCATCGCTAAAATGCTTGTTTATATCTATCGCATTGACGGAGAAACGCAATAAATATTCGATCCCAGAGAGTCGGTGGTAGCTGCAAACCGTCATCAAATTTATTGTCACTCACTCCTGAGCTGTTTCTGTGAAAAATAGTAGTAGAAACCGGTGGTTCCGTTATCACTAGGATTATTTCCGTATGAGTGGTCTGGTCATCAGGCAAAAAAGGTGGTACCGCGGGTAAAAACCCGTCCTTTCATTTCTTAAAGGACGGGTTTTTTATTTTTGTCTTTACATTATTCAAGAGAGGGGGTTGCTTCATTATTCACTAAGGAGTACTGTTTTCTGTTTATTCGCATTATTACAAATTTAGGAGGGTTATAATGAACTATTCAAATGTCAGCTATCAAAACCAATCTCAATCATTCTCAAAACAATCTTTGAAAGGAAGTCCTGCCGAAGAAAAGAATACAAAAAATTCGTATCATTCCTATCAATCCATTATTGATTCAAACTTTTCTACTATGAACTATTTTGGAACTGGTTCCATAAAGAGCAATTGGTAAAGATGATAAGTCTCTCTTAAGCAAGCAGGGAAAATCAAAACGCCACCCTGCTTCTTTCTTTTTTTCCATTTACCAGTCTAACAACATGGATTTAAAAATCGCCACACTCTCTCTTATTGAATAATGCCAGTATAGGTCCGGTGGCGACTGTGCCGGTATACCGTAAGCGTTAAGACCTAATCTTCTAGCAATCATCTGCGCTCTCAACAAATGATAGTCACTCGTGATAATAACTATTTCTGTCACCTTTGTATCATTCCTCTGATTCAACTGATTCATACTGTATTTTATATTTTCTAAAGTGTTTGTTGATTTTTCCTCGAGAATGATCCTATCAGCACTTATCCCTTTTTTCTCCAAATACCACATCATTACCTCTGCTTCAGACGCTAGTTGTCCATCCGACTTTCCTCCAGAGGTTATTAGCATTCCTGAAGGATTATCCTCCAGATATTTTGCTGCATAATCCAGTCTTTTGGCCAGTGTATAGGATGGTTCTCTTCGTATAATTCCTGCTCCAAGAACCACTGCATCATCAGCCTGATCATTACCCGCCATTAAAAAAGTCCCTATTATCATTAATTGTATCATAAAAAAAACGCCAATTACCGTAAAGAACATCCACGCAAGAAATAAGCATCCCTTTTTTACTTTTGGGTATGATTCAAAGCAAAGGATTTTATGATTAAAAAGATGGCTTACATAAGAAAATAGGATTAAGGCCAAGCCAAGAATCATAGTGGCCAGGCTTTCAAAATACCAGCCTCCTCTTATCAAAGAATAAAACATTCCAGCGATCAATACTGTAAATCCAACCTTGCACCTTTTTATCGTGTTCACCGACTTTCTGTTAGCAAATTCTTTCCTCCCCATTGAATGAGCCAGGCACCTACAGGTGCCGTCATCACAATGGCCAGTACCGCAAAAGCAAGAATTTCTTCTCCTTTAGTTGCTCCTGCCGCAAGTGGTAATGTTCCGACAGCTGCCTGGACCGTTGCTTTCGGTATATAAGACAGGATACAAAATAAACGTTCCCGCCTTGTAAACTCCTTTGATGGAGTAGATAGGAACACACCTACACTCCTAGCTAAAAGGCCTATGATAATAATAACCACCCCTATTAAACCAGCTTCAATAGCCAGAGGTATGTTTACTACTGCACCTACCATCGTGAACAGCAGCACTTCGGCCAATACCCATATTTTATTCAACTTCTCAGCAAGAGCTTCTGCAATCTTAGGCTTGCGTTCCAGTATGATAAATCCTACAAACATAATGCCTATCAGACTAGCCACCGGCAAGAATGGCTCCATCACATCTTCTATCGTTGTCATGATAATCCCGGCACCTACAATGATTAGTGTTTTTTTCGTATGTCTCATATCTACTTTATTAAATAAATTTAACAGCACTATCGCAACCACTAACCCTAGAAGAAGTCCCGATATAATCGATATAGGTATCGACATTACCTGTCTCCACAAGGCCATTTGGCTACCAGCAAAAATGCCCAAAAAAGAAGTCAGAAATGTAATTGCCACCACATCATCTAAAGAAGCACCCGCAAGAATCATGGTAGGAACCCCTTTTTCTTCTCCTTTTCCTGCTTCAATAAGTTTAAGCATCGCCGGAACAATCACCGCCGGCGATACAGCTGCAAGGATAAACCCTAACATGCCAGCTTCTAAAAAAGGATATCCAAAAACGTAGTAAGCCGCTAGCATAACCGCCGCTCCCTCCATCATGCAAGGGATAAAACTCAGCTTAAATGCATTCTTTCCAACTTTATTCAATGTATCTCTTTTGATCCCTAGTCCCGCTCTGAATAAAATAACAATAAGCGCCACTTTTCTGAGATCAGAAGATATCTCCATAACTTGTTGGTCAATAAGATCGAAACCATAAGGTCCCCCTAGGGCTCCCAGTAAAAGTAAACCCAAAAGACCAGGGAGTCCTATTTTTCGAAAAGCGCTATGCGCAAATAATCCTAGTATAGTGAGCCAAGCCAAACTAAAGGCCATTATGTATCAATTCCTCCTAACACCCTACTTTTTCTTTTCCCATTATACCATATGTATTCAACCAATTATTCGAGTAATGGTAAGGGTTTTGGGTATCTATACATACAACTTGTTATTTCATCATTAATTAAAGGAGCAACTTTTATGAGTAAAAAGCAGGAAATTATCGATAGAACCTATGAACTTTTTTCCAGATATGGAGATGCTTTATCTTTAAGTGCCATCGCTAACGCCACCTCTATTAAAAAATCATCACTTTATGCGCATTTTGACAGTAAGGACCATTTACTATTTCACGTAATCGACTTAGAACTTCAAAAATTTGACCAAGCAACTTTAGATGTATTGAAAACTAGTGATTCTACAGATCTCAAGAAAACAGTTAGTGATTTCTACTATTTTATTCTATACTATTTTAACGATCCTACCAAGCTTGTTTTTTGGAAACGGTGTATGCTTATGTCTGAGGGGCCTTTGAAGAAGAAAGTAGAAGAAACTCATATGAAAATACATCAGCGTAATATTGAGTACATTACTACTTTGTACATTGATTATGCCAAAACGAATGATCTAGACGAAAAAAACGTTGATATTTTTCGCCATTCTTTCATGGTTCTTCTTTTAGGAACACTCTATTCTCTTTTTGTCTTTGAACACCGAGTCACTCCCTATGATCATAGTTTTCATATTTTCTGGAAAGGCGTCCAACAGCATCTACATAAAAACAGCCTCTCAAGAGAGAGGCTGTAGATAGTTCTTTCAAGTTTTTTATAAATACATGGTGACACCTGGTCCAAGAGGTAATCCAAGTACCGCCCAAACAATAAACATAATGGTCCAGCCAACCATAAACACAATGGAATAAGGTAGCATGGATGAGATCAACGTACCAATGCCTGTATTCTCATCATACTTTTTAGCAAAAGCAACGATGATTGCAAAGTAAGACATCAGTGGTGTAATAATATTGGTCACAGAGTCACCAATACGATATGCCAGCTGAGTTAATTCCGGCGTATAACCAACAGCCATCAGCATTGGCACAAATACCGGCGCCATAATGGCCCATTTCGCCGAAGCACTACCAATAAACAGGTTGATAAAACCAGAAACAATGATAAATCCAATGAGCATCGGAATACCCGTCATTCCAGTAGCTTCCAAAAAGTCTGCCCCTTTAACAGCTAGAATAGTTCCCAAATTACTCCAGCTAAAGTAAGCAACAAACTGGCCAGCCGCAAAGGCCAGCACAAGGTAACCACCCATTGACGCCATGGCTTTACCCATAAATCCAGCAACGTCTTTATCGCTTTTCACCGACCCAGCAGCAATACCATAGGCAATACCGGGAACCAAGAAGAATAACGCAATAATAGGTACCAAGCCTGCCATAAATGCTGATCCTGCCAAAATCTGACCGTCATCTGCTCTCAAGACAGCATTTTCTGGAGCAACCAGCGCCAGTATAATTCCGATAAATACCACCAAAGAAATACCTGCCCATTTCAAGCCTTTGGTTTCGTTTTCAGCTACTTGATCAATACTT includes:
- the rarD gene encoding EamA family transporter RarD, with the translated sequence MKKGELTSLQGIYFGLGAYFLWGFLPIYWKLLQDFSAGIILANRVIWSCFFVGGLLWYKDQLKTTARLFADKKKIMLVSASSLIISLNWFTYIWAVNAGFVIQASIGYYINPLMVVLMGTLIFKEKMERVEKIALFFAFSGVVIITFEYGSIPWVSLILATTFSVYGLCKRVVQVDSIAALGIETLMITPIAVIYLIYATRSNTFDPSQVSLSSWLLLMGAGFVTATPLLWFAIAAKTIPFSVLGFIQYLSPTISLLLGVFLFKEPFTGYHLISFSLIWTGILMFTYTRTKRIRQQRKILKNNHLKKGVEK
- a CDS encoding AbgT family transporter — encoded protein: MSQEVKRKKGLFNRFLDMVEVVGNRLPHPVTLFALFSLAVIVISFFAAQAGVSVTFERIVIGTGEMEEVVVTAVSLLSAEGIRRIFSEAVTNFTGFAPLGTVLVAMLGVGVAEGTGLIQAALRKLVLSTPKKLVTVVVVFAGIMSNIASDAGYVVLVPLGALIFLNFGRHPLAGLAAAFAGVSGGFSANLLVGTIDPLLGGISQQAAQMWQPDYTVDPTANWYFMIASTFVITVLGTLVTERIVEPRLGEYKGDTEVSIDQVAENETKGLKWAGISLVVFIGIILALVAPENAVLRADDGQILAGSAFMAGLVPIIALFFLVPGIAYGIAAGSVKSDKDVAGFMGKAMASMGGYLVLAFAAGQFVAYFSWSNLGTILAVKGADFLEATGMTGIPMLIGFIIVSGFINLFIGSASAKWAIMAPVFVPMLMAVGYTPELTQLAYRIGDSVTNIITPLMSYFAIIVAFAKKYDENTGIGTLISSMLPYSIVFMVGWTIMFIVWAVLGLPLGPGVTMYL
- a CDS encoding YdcF family protein — protein: MIQLMIIGTFLMAGNDQADDAVVLGAGIIRREPSYTLAKRLDYAAKYLEDNPSGMLITSGGKSDGQLASEAEVMMWYLEKKGISADRIILEEKSTNTLENIKYSMNQLNQRNDTKVTEIVIITSDYHLLRAQMIARRLGLNAYGIPAQSPPDLYWHYSIRESVAIFKSMLLDW
- a CDS encoding TetR/AcrR family transcriptional regulator is translated as MSKKQEIIDRTYELFSRYGDALSLSAIANATSIKKSSLYAHFDSKDHLLFHVIDLELQKFDQATLDVLKTSDSTDLKKTVSDFYYFILYYFNDPTKLVFWKRCMLMSEGPLKKKVEETHMKIHQRNIEYITTLYIDYAKTNDLDEKNVDIFRHSFMVLLLGTLYSLFVFEHRVTPYDHSFHIFWKGVQQHLHKNSLSRERL
- a CDS encoding cation:proton antiporter domain-containing protein, whose translation is MAFSLAWLTILGLFAHSAFRKIGLPGLLGLLLLGALGGPYGFDLIDQQVMEISSDLRKVALIVILFRAGLGIKRDTLNKVGKNAFKLSFIPCMMEGAAVMLAAYYVFGYPFLEAGMLGFILAAVSPAVIVPAMLKLIEAGKGEEKGVPTMILAGASLDDVVAITFLTSFLGIFAGSQMALWRQVMSIPISIISGLLLGLVVAIVLLNLFNKVDMRHTKKTLIIVGAGIIMTTIEDVMEPFLPVASLIGIMFVGFIILERKPKIAEALAEKLNKIWVLAEVLLFTMVGAVVNIPLAIEAGLIGVVIIIIGLLARSVGVFLSTPSKEFTRRERLFCILSYIPKATVQAAVGTLPLAAGATKGEEILAFAVLAIVMTAPVGAWLIQWGGKNLLTESR